In one window of Episyrphus balteatus chromosome 3, idEpiBalt1.1, whole genome shotgun sequence DNA:
- the LOC129915911 gene encoding uncharacterized protein LOC129915911, with translation MDAKVLVVLFIVVNCYSSCGAALRRTPKVYNALITTDENLTSSRAYPVIQPTIHETGIASYPYGPYNPYGLYSNSLLRFPPPLVPGLTPRSQLPYPFQPPGPRFQPPQAQFPQQYPQQYPPPEEHELPPSGPSPSLPPSGPSPELPPTGPPSGPELEPQSQNEVIPPPSAPGLESAPIPIQEPKPQQIQPSEKLPIPLNEYGLPPSLVPLQPYPQRNRQPLPLNFSPYPYQNFPPLYEPYNRFHEHFLPPYDYFPSNSFGIAAPPKATPAPPTQPPPPSKAPVIPPQPTPPPPPATTPAPTPAPTPAPSEPEPAPQVPLESIKNGSPNKNAEVPDVPPPPIPSGANSANKA, from the exons GTACTGGTTGTCCTTTTCATTGTTGTGAATTGTTACTCAAGTTGTGGAGCTGCCCTGAGACGAACACCAAAAGTCTACAATGCTCTTATAACCACCGATGAAAATCTCACATCAAGCAGAGCTTATCCGGTGATTCAGCCAACGATTCATGAAACTGGAATTGCTAGCTACCCCTACGGACCCTATAATCCCTATGGACTCTACAGTAACTCCCTATTAAGATTCCCACCACCTCTAGTACCAGGATTAACACCGAGAAGCCAG CTTCCTTATCCATTCCAACCACCAGGTCCTCGCTTCCAACCTCCTCAAGCACAATTTCCTCAGCAATATCCCCAGCAATATCCACCTCCAGAAGAACACGAACTACCCCCATCTGGCCCATCACCATCCCTTCCACCATCCGGTCCCTCACCAGAACTTCCTCCAACAGGTCCACCATCTGGACCCGAACTGGAACCTCAAAGCCAAAACGAAGTCATTCCTCCACCATCAGCACCCGGTCTAGAATCAGCTCCAATTCCAATCCAAGAACCAAAACCTCAACAAATTCAACCAAGTGAAAAACTTCCAATTCCCCTCAATGAATATGGTTTGCCACCAAGTCTAGTTCCATTGCAACCCTATCCTCAAAGAAATCGTCAACCTCTGCCATTGAACTTTTCACCTtatccatatcaaaatttcCCTCCCCTCTATGAACCATACAATCGTTTCCATGAACACTTTCTACCTCCATATGATTATTTCCCAAGTAATAGTTTTGGCATTGCTGCACCTCCCAAAGCAACACCAGCGCCCCCAACTCAACCACCACCACCAAGTAAAGCACCAGTAATTCCTCCACAGCCCactccaccaccaccaccagcaACAACACCTGCACCCACGCCTGCACCAACACCTGCCCCATCAGAACCTGAACCAGCACCACAAGTTCCATTGGAAAGTATAAAGAATGGTTCACCAAATAAAAATGCTGAAGTTCCAGATGTTCCACCACCACCAATACCATCTGGAGCTAATTCAGCGAATAAGGCTTAA